A single genomic interval of Musa acuminata AAA Group cultivar baxijiao chromosome BXJ3-4, Cavendish_Baxijiao_AAA, whole genome shotgun sequence harbors:
- the LOC135636464 gene encoding transcriptional regulator SUPERMAN-like has protein sequence MEAGLCTFEQPSNPGRVNWRGRRCSSAEGESWGVRAVAEDTSGLVGTTWPPRSYACTFCRRVFRSAQALGGHMNVHRRERARLRQSCTSWSSAHASAAFPPPPPPAPPEFSAVGGGVFLVYSIGAGTGEVFVPSMGSSSAFVSGTPYHRNGSAASCGTSKEGGDEGLVVEELDLELRLGR, from the coding sequence ATGGAAGCTGGACTGTGTACGTTTGAGCAACCATCAAACCCTGGCAGGGTGAACTGGAGAGGTAGGAGATGCAGCAGTGCCGAGGGCGAGTCATGGGGAGTACGGGCCGTCGCGGAGGACACCAGTGGTCTCGTGGGCACGACATGGCCGCCGCGCTCGTACGCGTGCACGTTCTGCCGTCGCGTGTTCAGATCCGCTCAGGCACTGGGCGGCCATATGAATGTTCACCGCCGCGAACGTGCCAGGCTCCGGCAGTCATGCACCTCCTGGTCCTCAGCTCATGCAAGTGCAGCatttccgccgccgccgccgccggcacCACCGGAATTTTCTGCCGTTGGTGGAGGCGTATTCCTGGTCTACTCCATCGGTGCAGGTACCGGCGAGGTCTTTGTGCCGTCCATGGGTTCTTCTTCAGCGTTCGTGTCTGGTACGCCTTATCATCGGAATGGATCAGCCGCCTCCTGTGGTACGAGCAAGGAAGGAGGCGACGAGGGGCTGGTGGTGGAAGAGCTGGATTTGGAGCTTCGACTTGGAAGATGA
- the LOC135635350 gene encoding zinc finger CCCH domain-containing protein 56-like, producing the protein MDYGGGAAYPSSNAIAIVPDASGPPGRDSWPPAGIDQLVWATDEDYRAWNGDLSADAGSNSAYDGRQSQSRAGSEQPPGKRARNSQGDSHGGNRTSSSRAIGKMFFKTKLCCKFRAGTCPYITNCNFAHGIEELRKPPPNWQEIVAAHEEGSELRDERQIPTVSSSIAIGDSERSHKGRRCKKFYTEEGCPYGDSCTFVHDEQSKARESVAISLSPTVGGGSGGYGGGANGSPQKPSNWKTRICNKWEMTGYCPFGSKCHFAHGAAELHIYGGGLTENEVRDVSLATSDSKQAGTLTKAPLDTSVASSLPGPLSDLYHMGVPSQRSAGVIQRQVQRSVEKWKGPDKISKIYGDWIDDIE; encoded by the exons ATGGATTACGGTGGCGGAGCTGCGTATCCTAGCAGCAACGCCATCGCAATTGTTCCGGACGCGTCCGGCCCTCCCGGTCGCGATTCCTGGCCCCCGGCTGGAATCGACCAGCTTGTGTGGGCGACCGATGAGGATTACCGTGCTTGGAACGGAGACCTATCCGCTGATGCCGGATCCAACTCCGCCTACGACGGCCGCCAGTCTCAGTCCCGAGCCGGCAGTGAGCAGCCTCCGGGAAAGAGAGCTCGGAACTCCCAAGGGGATTCCCACGGTGGGAATCGGACCTCCAGCTCGAGAGCCATCGGCAAGATGTTCTTCAAGACGAAGCTCTGCTGCAAGTTCCGCGCGGGTACCTGCCCTTACATAACGAACTGTAATTTCGCTCACGGGATCGAGGAGCTCCGCAAGCCGCCGCCTAATTGGCAGGAGATCGTGGCGGCTCACGAGGAGGGCTCCGAGCTCAGAGACGAGCGTCAGATACCGACGGTGAGCTCTTCGATTGCGATCGGGGACTCCGAGAGATCTCATAAAGGAAGGCGTTGTAAGAAGTTCTACACGGAGGAGGGGTGCCCGTACGGGGATAGTTGCACATTCGTCCACGACGAGCAATCAAAGGCTCGGGAGAGCGTGGCGATCAGTCTGTCGCCCACAGTTGGGGGCGGTAGCGGCGGATACGGAGGAGGTGCAAATGGGTCACCTCAGAAGCCTTCGAATTGGAAGACGAGAATCTGTAACAAGTGGGAGATGACAGGGTATTGCCCGTTCGGCAGCAAGTGCCACTTTGCTCATGGTGCTGCAG AACTACACATATATGGGGGAGGGCTTACGGAGAATGAAGTAAGAGATGTGTCGTTGGCCACTTCAGATTCAAAGCAAGCTGGGACATTAACAAAAGCTCCGCTGGACACTTCTGTTGCTTCAAGCCTTCCAGGTCCTCTTTCAGATTTATATCATATGGGTGTTCCTTCGCAGAGGTCTGCTGGTGTGATACAGAGGCAGGTGCAGAGGTCAGTCGAGAAATGGAAGGGCCCGGACAAGATTAGTAAGATTTATGGTGACTGGATAGATGACATCGAGTAG
- the LOC135634828 gene encoding protein RGF1 INDUCIBLE TRANSCRIPTION FACTOR 1-like: MIQVAIDRESPFKELDSKNRGIMGAGGKEEEQWPPWLRPLLSTNFFVQCKRHADAHKSECNMYCLDCMNGALCSLCLARHSDHRSIQIRRSSYHDVIRVSEIQKVLDITGVQTYIINSARVVFLNERPQQRPGKGVTNICEVCERSLVDSFRFCSLGCKIAGAASDYNRKKKNHPQKKKNKKKTKQSTAASDSDASDTSTSRGSVKSNATQSFTPSTPPPTAASFRSAKRRKGIPHRAPFGSIMLEF; this comes from the exons ATGATCCAGGTGGCGATCGATCGAGAATCTCCGTTCAAAGAGCTTGACAGCAAGAACAGAGGAATCATG GGAGCgggagggaaggaggaggagcagTGGCCGCCGTGGCTGCGCCCGCTGCTGTCGACGAACTTCTTCGTGCAATGCAAGCGGCACGCTGACGCCCACAAGAGCGAGTGTAATATGTACTGTCTCGACTGCATGAACGGCGCCCTGTGCTCCCTCTGCCTCGCGCGTCACAGCGACCATCGCTCCATCCAG ATACGACGGTCGTCCTACCACGACGTGATCCGAGTCTCGGAGATCCAGAAGGTGTTGGACATCACCGGCGTGCAGACCTACATTATCAACAGCGCCCGCGTCGTCTTCCTCAACGAGCGCCCCCAGCAGAGGCCCGGCAAGGGCGTCACCAACATCTGCGAGGTCTGCGAGCGGAGCCTCGTGGACTCCTTCCGCTTCTGCTCCCTCGGCTGCAAG ATTGCGGGCGCCGCCTCTGACTACAACAGGAAGAAAAAGAACCATccccagaagaagaagaacaagaagaagacgaAGCAGTCAACCGCGGCTTCCGACTCAGACGCCTCCGACACCAGCACGAGCCGCGGCAGCGTGAAGAGCAACGCCACACAGAGCTTCACCCCATCGACGCCGCCGCCGACCGCCGCCAGCTTCCGCAGCGCCAAGAGAAGGAAGGGCATCCCCCACCGAGCCCCCTTCGGAAGCATAATGCTGGAATTCTAA
- the LOC103982586 gene encoding uncharacterized protein LOC103982586: protein MDADNGVWRAESRPAGSCGNGPHPGSVNRCRLDSVTSVAYKGRIWRVTGEGSSSESRNLRALSVSLCCYKDEKSGRRRMRGDRGSTAEEAVPWWEKEVAAAAAGDDEEGWKCRKQHAQPLYGVCPSCLRDRLLRLCPDCANVRPCGCFPSYSSSSSSSSLSSTDLARSGGVGGGGEERGGVGIGVVGPVSRLMDSEPAFRRSRSVGFQLLRTRSVTSTASEVGNVAQPSPPSGGGKGWATFWPFSWALGRRASAETAGAKLYRSRSVAAGRSPDASGGRKVGRGKGSRRWHFPSPMKVFRRQKSTMRVVQQRSPLWRG from the coding sequence ATGGATGCCGATAATGGCGTTTGGAGAGCGGAGAGCCGGCCCGCCGGTTCATGCGGTAACGGGCCCCATCCCGGTTCTGTGAACCGGTGCCGGCTCGACTCGGTTACTTCTGTGGCCTATAAAGGAAGGATTTGGCGAGTTACGGGAGAGGGCAGTTCGAGTGAAAGCCGAAATCTTCGCGCCCTCTCTGTCTCGCTTTGTTGCTACAAAGACGAGAAGAGCGGACGGCGGAGAATGAGGGGCGACCGGGGATCGACGGCGGAGGAGGCGGTTCCATGGTGGGAGAAGGAAgtcgcagcagcggcggcgggggATGACGAGGAAGGGTGGAAGTGCCGGAAACAGCACGCGCAGCCCCTTTACGGAGTCTGCCCCTCCTGCCTCCGCGATCGTCTCCTCCGTCTCTGCCCGGACTGCGCCAACGTCCGCCCTTGCGGTTGTTTCCCCTCCTACTCCTCGTCGTCCTCCTCGTCGTCCCTTTCCTCCACCGATCTCGCCAGATCCggaggagtaggaggaggaggagaagagcgtGGGGGCGTTGGGATCGGAGTGGTGGGTCCAGTATCGCGGCTGATGGATAGCGAACCGGCCTTCCGGCGGTCCCGATCGGTGGGGTTCCAGCTGCTCAGGACGAGATCGGTGACTTCCACAGCTTCCGAAGTCGGCAACGTCGCGCAACCGTCTCCTCCGTCTGGAGGCGGCAAAGGGTGGGCTACGTTCTGGCCGTTCTCGTGGGCCCTGGGAAGGAGGGCATCCGCGGAGACGGCGGGGGCGAAGCTGTACAGGTCGAGGTCGGTGGCCGCGGGGCGCTCGCCGGATGCGAGTGGCGGCCGCAAGGTGGGGAGGGGGAAGGGGTCTCGGAGGTGGCACTTCCCGAGCCCGATGAAGGTATTCCGACGCCAGAAGTCGACGATGAGGGTAGTTCAACAGCGGTCACCGTTGTGGCGGGGGTGA
- the LOC135636782 gene encoding putative gamma-glutamylcyclotransferase At3g02910, with protein MGAEGMMEGRLVFTYGTLKRGFSNHGLLQDMVRTGDAAFVGAARTAGRLPLVCGPYRVPFLLNLPGAGERVSGELYAISPRALARMDELEGTRKGHYERLPISVVVVGGDGGQEAAEVDAEAYYAHRSYAGELWRRNEETGYKVYSEKEAKGYVKRADRPQDITFLDQIRIFLASPQT; from the coding sequence ATGGGGGCGGAGGGGATGATGGAAGGGCGGCTGGTGTTCACGTACGGCACGCTCAAGCGCGGCTTCTCCAACCACGGCCTCCTCCAGGACATGGTCCGAACCGGGGACGCCGCCTTCGTGGGCGCCGCCCGCACCGCCGGCCGCCTCCCCCTCGTCTGCGGGCCCTACCGCGTCCCTTTCCTCCTCAACCTCCCCGGCGCCGGCGAGCGCGTGTCCGGCGAGCTGTACGCCATCTCCCCCCGCGCCCTCGCCCGCATGGACGAGCTCGAGGGCACCCGCAAGGGCCACTACGAGCGCCTCCCCAtctccgtcgtcgtcgtcggtggCGACGGCGGCCAGGAGGCGGCGGAGGTGGACGCGGAGGCCTACTACGCCCACCGGAGCTACGCGGGGGAGCTGTGGAGGCGGAACGAGGAGACGGGGTACAAGGTGTACTCGGAGAAGGAGGCCAAGGGGTACGTGAAGCGCGCGGATCGCCCGCAGGACATCACCTTCCTCGACCAGATCCGCATCTTCTTGGCCTCGCCCCAGACTTAA
- the LOC135581015 gene encoding protein HAIKU1-like has translation MDHSRNHHHHHQQQHLGVNKLGKNIRKSPLHQPTYYSNPKPQHPPPPLSQQQQPPPPQPQVYNISKNDFRSIVQQLTGTPSRDNSPAPPPPRPRPPQPRPSSIRLQKIRPPPLAPIARPPPPPLAASRPPPRYPPPIPYQNPNPNLPPAAVDPSSFPRRLPSAAAAGPAWADSPVSAYMRYLESSLISSDTSRQPHPQPQQHLPPLPSPGLLPSPRPPIPLPSPRAVANSSFMPPPPSPSASALPSPSTFLNILSPRSPYPLLSPGFQYPPPLTPNFALSPLSQSGILGAGPVPGPHPPPSPGLWFPQSPSGFLPILSPRWRDML, from the coding sequence atgGATCACTCGAGGaaccaccaccatcatcaccaACAACAACATCTGGGAGTCAACAAGCTAGGTAAGAACATCCGCAAGAGTCCTCTCCACCAGCCAACCTACTATTCCAACCCAAAGCCAcagcatcctcctcctcctctttctcagcagcagcagccaccgccgccgcagccgcaggTGTACAATATCAGCAAGAACGACTTCCGCAGCATCGTCCAGCAGCTCACCGGCACCCCCTCCCGCGACAACAGCCCCGCCCCTCCCCCTCCCCGGCCGCGCCCGCCGCAGCCGAGGCCCTCCAGCATCCGCCTCCAGAAGATCCGTCCCCCGCCGCTCGCCCCCATCGCCCGGCCGCCTCCCCCGCCGCTCGCCGCCTCCCGCCCTCCTCCCCGCTACCCTCCCCCCATCCCGtaccaaaaccctaaccctaacctgcCCCCCGCCGCGGTTGACCCTTCTTCCTTCCCGCGCCGCTTGccctccgccgctgccgccgGCCCTGCGTGGGCTGACTCGCCCGTCTCCGCCTACATGCGCTATCTTGAGAGCTCTCTCATCAGCTCCGACACGTCCCGCCAACCTCATCCCCAGCCACAGCAGCACCTGCCGCCCCTTCCGTCCCCGGGACTGCTTCCCTCTCCGCGCCCCCCGATCCCCTTGCCGTCCCCGAGGGCAGTCGCGAATTCGAGCTTtatgcctcctcctccttccccgtCAGCATCGGCCCTGCCTTCTCCCAGCACGTTCTTGAACATCCTCTCGCCGAGATCTCCTTATCCGCTGCTTTCACCCGGGTTCCAGTACCCTCCGCCGCTGACCCCCAACTTTGCTCTCTCACCATTGTCTCAATCTGGGATCCTGGGGGCTGGACCAGTTCCTGGTCCGCATCCACCACCCTCTCCCGGGCTCTGGTTCCCTCAATCGCCCTCTGGATTTTTACCCATTCTGAGCCCCAGATGGAGGGATATGTTGTAG
- the LOC103982585 gene encoding uncharacterized protein LOC103982585: MAIWKLWQGGFGGVYMQFRWCDRKETEGAKGRGGGTFHQTIFPVARPSRNPFDSIRVADDRVSMWVVILCGLILFKILRRIFHRDDAFPDIDSSDSDASFAVAARLEKLYGGKTFVGLRIPDADAGVRQHIDVVLVTKREVMVVAVRNFSGFVEIDGNENWVCTSDKKHRPQSHPDPVLEVSKQVAVIESYLEQRGVPLPKGHVIGQVILPHPNCRPAYSISSQLEVVSFDKWRELKPKPRSGLSNWIKGAVGKSDMQDGFCEKLHFILSTSPMWDRLELRGDRNILGEFVEFKGNKNDMQALRNVKRSKVGQFIVQKPSMLGLGRSRLQVLYFPRDYRGEGASSLECKEIAVKPSTEVIFQQMNSKKAKKFKLSSIVSVTLSG, translated from the exons ATGGCGATTTGGAAGTTATGGCAAGGTGGGTTTGGAGGAGTATATATGCAATTTCGCTGGTGTGATAGGAAGGAAACTGAAGGCGctaaaggaagaggaggaggcacgTTCCACCAAACGATCTTCCCAGTCGCTCGCCCATCTCGCAACCCCTTTGATTCGATTCGAGTCGCCGACGATCGCGTCTCCATGTGGGTGGTGATCCTCTGCGGACTGATCCTGTTCAAGATCCTCCGCCGAATCTTCCACCGCGACGATGCCTTCCCGGACATCGACAGCTCCGATTCTGACGCTAGCTTCGCCGTCGCCGCCAG ATTGGAGAAGCTCTACGGCGGCAAGACGTTCGTCGGGCTTCGGATTCCCGACGCCGATGCCGGTGTTCGACAGCACATAGATGTCGTTCTTGTTACGAAGAG GGAAGTCATGGTGGTGGCAGTTCGGAACTTCTCTGGTTTTGTGGAGATTGATGGAAATGAGAACTGGGTCTGTACCAGTGACAAGAAGCACAGGCCTCAGTCCCATCCGGATCCG GTCCTTGAAGTTAGCAAACAAGTAGCAGTTATTGAATCATACTTGGAACAAAGAGGGGTCCCTTTGCCCAAAGGACATGTAATTGGCCAAGTCATACTTCCACATCCAAATTGCAG GCCCGCCTATTCTATTTCTTCCCAACTAGAGGTGGTTTCTTTTGATAAATGGAGAGAGCTCAAGCCAAAACCACGAAGTGGATTGTCCAATTGGATCAAGGGAGCAGTTGGCAAGAGCGACATGCAAGATGGATTCTGTGAGAAACTTCATTTTATCCTGAGTACATCACCAATGTGGGATCG CTTAGAACTTCGAGGTGACAGAAATATTCTTGGTGAGTTCGTCGAGTTTAAGGGAAACAAAAATGACATGCAAGCTTTGAGAAATGTGAAGAGGTCAAAAGTTGGTCAATTCATCGTCCAAAAGCCATCTATGTTGGGTTTAG GTAGATCGAGGCTCCAGGTTCTATATTTCCCCCGTGATTATCGAGGCGAAGGTGCTTCTTCATTGGAATGCAAGGAAATTGCGGTCAAGCCAAGTACAGAGGTCATTTTCCAGCAGATGAACTCCAAGAAAGCCAAGAAATTTAAGCTTTCAAGCATTGTGTCTGTGACTCTTAGTGGGTAG